In Saimiri boliviensis isolate mSaiBol1 chromosome 12, mSaiBol1.pri, whole genome shotgun sequence, one genomic interval encodes:
- the ZNF518A gene encoding zinc finger protein 518A isoform X1, whose product MPSEQKQLFCDEKQTTLKKDYDVKNEIVDRSVPKPKISESIHYELKNVKIHLPKINIPNEVLLKDEIDKYRKIFQSKQQTARKSISIKTISCVEECTLLHKSERAEEEGINMSAKILNFTCLKCCDNTRYSPNDLQKHFQMWHHGELPSYPCEMCSFSANDFQVFKQHRRTHRSTLVKCDICNNESVYTLLNLTKHFTSTHCVNGNFQCEKCEFSTQDVGTFVQHIHRHNEIHYKCGKCHHVCFTKGELQKHLHVHSGTFPFTCQYCSYGATKREHLVRHVVTLHKEHLYAKEKLEKDKYDKRMAKTSAGLKLILKRYKIGASRKTFWKRKKINSGSDRSIEKNTQVLKKMNKTQIKSEDQSHLVQEHLTEEKDETLHCENNNKVTESESEKPTVLSTGQGNRAEEGPNVSSGFMKPAVLGPTVLLVKNNKITIPPNYSAKFMGFKMVDGKQHIVIKLVPINKQNLSPVSHLGAAKVLPGTANLQPQTLDTNGFLTGVTTELNDTVYMKATTPFSCSSSILSGKATSEKEMTLISQRNNMLQTMDYEKSVSSLPATSELVTASVNLTTKFETRDNVDFWGNHLTHNHPKVLGTTIKSPDKVNCVTKPNAYSSGDMHNYCINYGSSELTVESSNQGSLPFHNYSKVNNSNKRRRFSGTAVYENPQRESSSSKTVVQQPISESFLSLVRKESSKPDSLLASVTLLNDKDGTLKAKSETEEQYVLEKGQNIDGQNLYSNENQNLECTTEKSKWDNFSNVDSPMMPRITSVFSLQSQQASEFLPPEVNQLLQEILKMKPDVKQDSSNTPDKGLPLHCDQSFQKHEGESKIVEPSKDYKVQGIFPVPPGSVGINVPANDLNLKFGKEKQMPSMPQDVRDSEKIPRISGFGTLLKTQSDAIITQQLVKDKLRATTQNLGSFYMQSPLLNSEQKRTIVVQTSKGLFVPVNITNKPGLPVVPGNALPFVNSQGIPASLVVNKKTGMILTFNSGKLEGVSAVKTEGAQAHGTMTKEPCKTPILKVEPNSNCLTPAVCSSIGSCLSVKSNSENTLPLKGPYILKPTGSVKAVFIPNMLSEQQNTKLNISDSVKQHKEIFPKPPLYTLLPDGRQAVFLKCVMPNKTELLKPKLVQNSTYQNIQPKKPEGTPQRILLKNFNPVLNVTAANNLSVSNSASSLQKDSVPSNLVIGGEQKEPESSRDALPFLLDDLMPANEIVITSSATCPESSEEPICVSDYSEARVLRCRTNCTTERNFNRKKTSKKIFSKTKTRGSEDLETAFVSRNRNCKRKCRDSYQEPPRRKATLHRKCKEKAKPEDVRETFGFSKPRLSKDSVRTLRLFPFSSKQLVKCPRRNQPVVVLNHPDADAPEVVSVMKTIAKFNGHVLKVSLSKRTISALLKPVCYNPPKTTYDDFSKRHKTFKPVSSVKERFVLKLTLKKTSKNNYQIVKTTSENILKAKFNCWFCGRVFDNQDTWVGHGQRHLMEATRDWNMLQ is encoded by the coding sequence ATGCCATCTGAACAGAAACAGTTATTTTGTGATGAAAAacaaactactttaaaaaaagattatgatgtgaaaaatgaaatagtTGATAGATCAGTACCTAAACCAAAAATTTCAGAAAGTATTCATTATGaactgaaaaatgtgaaaattcatttgccaaaaataaatattccaaatgAAGTCCTGTTGAAAGATGAAAttgacaaatacagaaaaatatttcagagtaaACAGCAGACTGCAAGAAAATCTATCAGTATAAAGACTATAAGCTGTGTAGAGGAGTGTACATTGCTTCATAAGTCTGAGAGAGCCGAAGAAGAGGGTATAAACATGTCTGCAAAAATACTCAATTTCACCTGTTTAAAATGCTGCGACAACACTCGATATAGCCCAAATGATTTGCAGAAACACTTTCAAATGTGGCACCATGGTGAATTACCTTCATATCCTTGTGAAATGTGCAGCTTTTCAGCAAATGACTTTCAGGTATTTAAACAACACAGACGAACCCATAGAAGCACTTTAGTAAAATGTGACATTTGTAACAATGAGAGTGTATATACTTTATTGAACTTGACAAAGCATTTCACATCCACGCATTGTGTTAATGGTAATTTTCAATGTGAAAAGTGTGAATTCTCCACCCAGGATGTTGGCACATTTGTTCAACACATTCACAGACATAACGAAATTCATTATAAGTGTGGTAAATGTCATCATGTATGTTTTACCAAAGGAGAGCTTCAGAAGCACCTTCATGTTCATTCTGGTACTTTTCCCTTCACTTGTCAATATTGTAGCTATGGTGCCACCAAGAGAGAACACCTTGTAAGACATGTTGTAACTTTGCACAAAGAACAtttatatgcaaaagaaaaactggaaaaagacaaatatgataAAAGGATGGCCAAGACTTCAGCAGGACTTAAGCTAATActgaaaagatataaaataggTGCATCAAGGAAGACATTCTGGAAACGTAAGAAAATTAACAGTGGAAGTGACAGAAGTATAGAAAAGAACACTCAGGtgcttaaaaaaatgaacaaaacacagaTTAAATCTGAAGACCAGAGCCATCTTGTTCAAGAGCATTTAACTGAAGAAAAGGATGAAACACTACACtgtgagaataataataaagtcacTGAATCAGAGTCAGAGAAGCCAACTGTTCTCTCCACTGGGCAAGGTAATAGAGCTGAAGAGGGACCAAACGTTAGTTCAGGTTTCATGAAGCCTGCTGTACTAGGACCTACAGTGTTACtggtgaaaaataataaaataacaattccCCCTAACTATAGTGCTAAGTTTATGGGCTTCAAGATGGTAGATGGAAAACAGCATATTGTAATAAAGTTGGTGCCTatcaataaacaaaatttatcacCAGTCTCACATTTAGGTGCTGCAAAGGTACTTCCTGGTACTGCTAATTTGCAGCCCCAGACTTTGGACACTAATGGATTTTTAACAGGAGTAACAACTGAGTTAAATGACACAGTTTATATGAAAGCAACTACTCCATTTTCATGTTCATCTTCTATACTTTCAGGGAAAGCaacttcagaaaaagaaatgactttgaTTTCTCAAAGGAATAATATGCTTCAAACAATGGATTATGAGAAAAGTGTATCTTCTTTGCCAGCGACGTCGGAATTGGTTACAGCATCAGTGAATTTGACCACAAAATTTGAAACAAGAGATAATGTTGACTTCTGGGGAAATCATCTCACTCACAATCATCCCAAGGTATTAGGTACCACCATTAAAAGTCCAGATAAAGTCAACTGTGTCACCAAACCAAATGCATACAGCAGTGGAGATATGCATAATTATTGCATTAATTATGGCAGCTCTGAGTTAACTGTTGAATCCTCCAACCAAGGATCATTACCGTTTCATAATTACTCAAAAGTGAATAATTCTAATAAACGTCGTCGGTTTTCAGGAACAGCAGTGTATGAAAACCCTCAAAGAGAATCTTCATCCAGCAAAACAGTTGTCCAGCAACCAATTAGTGAATCATTTTTGTCACTAGTGAGGAAGGAAAGCTCAAAACCAGATAGCCTGTTAGCATCTGTTACCCTTTTAAATGATAAAGATGGAACTTTAAAAGCAAAATCTGAAACTGAAGAacagtatgttttagaaaaaggACAAAACATTGATGGACAAAACCTGTACAgtaatgaaaatcaaaatttagAGTGTACAACTGAAAAATCTAAATGGGATAACTTTTCTAATGTTGATTCACCTATGATGCCTAGAATCACATCAGTTTTCTCTCTCCAGAGCCAACAGGCATCAGAATTTCTGCCACCTGAAGTAAACCAGTTGCTTCAGGAGATACTGAAAATGAAACCTGATGTAAAACAAGATTCTAGTAACACTCCAGATAAAGGCCTTCCACTTCATTGTGACCAGTCATTTCAAAAACATGAGGGAGAAAGCAAAATTGTTGAACCTTCAAAAGATTACAAAGTGCAAGGCATCTTCCCGGTTCCACCTGGCAGTGTGGGTATTAACGTGCCTGCAAAtgatttgaatttgaaatttggaaaagaaaaacaaatgccatCAATGCCACAAGATGTGAGAGATTCAGAGAAGATACCTAGAATTTCAGGTTTTGGCACGTTACTTAAGACTCAGTCAGATGCGATAATAACACAGCAGCTTGTAAAAGACAAACTACGAGCCACCACACAAAATTTAGGTTCTTTTTATATGCAGAGTCCACTTTTAAATTCAGAACAAAAAAGAACTATAGTTGTTCAGACTTCAAAAGGACTTTTTGTACCAGTGAACATTACTAACAAGCCTGGGTTACCGGTTGTTCCAGGAAATGCACTTCCATTCGTTAATTCACAAGGTATCCCTGCTTCTCTTGTTGTAAACAAGAAAACTGGGatgattttaacatttaatagTGGGAAACTTGAAGGTGTTTCTGCTGTCAAAACTGAGGGCGCGCAAGCTCATGGAACTATGACTAAGGAGCCTTGCAAAACACCTATTTTGAAGGTAGAACCAAACAGTAATTGTCTTACACCTGCAGTTTGTTCCAGCATTGGCAGTTGTTTGAGCGTGAAAAGTAACTCAGAAAATACTTTGCCATTAAAAGGTCCTTACATTTTGAAACCAACGGGTTCTGTGAAAGCTGTTTTTATTCCTAATATGTTATCTGAGCAACAGAACACTAAGTTGAATATCTCAGATTCAGTAAAACAGCACAAGGAGATTTTTCCAAAACCACCTCTTTATACCCTCTTGCCTGATGGCAGACaagctgtttttttaaagtgtgtgatGCCAAATAAAACTGAGCTGCTTAAGCCCAAATTAGTCCAAAATAGTACTTATCAAAATATACAGCCAAAGAAACCTGAAGGAACACCACAAAGAATATTGCTGAAAAATTTTAACCCTGTTTTAAATGTGACTGCTGCTAATAATCTGTCAGTAAGCAACTCTGCGTCCTCATTGCAGAAAGACAGTGTACCATCTAATCTCGTTATAGGAGGAGAGCAGAAAGAGCCAGAATCTTCTAGAGATGCCTTACCCTTCTTACTAGATGACTTAATGCCAGCAAATGAAATTGTGATAACTTCTTCTGCAACATGCCCAGAGTCTTCTGAGGAACCAATATGTGTCAGTGACTATTCAGAGGCCAGGGTATTAAGATGTAGAACCAATTGTACAACTGAGAGAAACTTCAATAGGAAAAAGacttccaaaaaaattttttcaaaaacaaaaactcgtGGAAGTGAAGACTTGGAAACTGCCTTTGTATCTAGAAACAGGAACTGTAAACGCAAGTGTAGGGATAGTTACCAAGAACCTCCAAGAAGAAAAGCAACATTGCATAGAAAGTGtaaagaaaaggcaaaacctGAAGATGTCCGTGAAACATTTGGATTTAGCAAACCTAGGCTTTCAAAAGATTCTGTCAGAACTTTGAGGCTTTTCCCTTTTAGTTCCAAACAGCTTGTGAAATGTCCTAGGAGAAACCAACCAGTTGTAGTTTTGAATCATCCTGATGCAGATGCACCAGAAGTAGTAAGTGTAATGAAAACTATTGCAAAATTTAATGGACACGTACTTAAGGTTTCATTGTCAAAAAGAACTATCAGTGCTTTGCTGAAACCAGTTTGCTATAACCCTCCTAAAACAACTTACGATGATTTTTCCAAGAGACACAAAACATTTAAACCTGTTAGTTCTGTGAAAGAAAGATTTGTGCTAAAATTAACACTCAAAAAGACAAGCAAAAACAATTATCAGATTGTGAAGACTacctctgaaaatattttgaaggctAAATTTAACTGTTGGTTTTGTGGTAGAGTATTTGACAATCAGGATACTTGGGTTGGTCATGGTCAGAGACATTTAATGGAAGCTACTCGGGATTGGAACATGTTACAGTAG
- the ZNF518A gene encoding zinc finger protein 518A isoform X2, which produces MPSEQKQLFCDEKQTTLKKDYDVKNEIVDRSVPKPKISESIHYELKNVKIHLPKINIPNEVLLKDEIDKYRKIFQSKQQTARKSISIKTISCVEECTLLHKSERAEEEGINMSAKILNFTCLKCCDNTRYSPNDLQKHFQMWHHGELPSYPCEMCSFSANDFQVFKQHRRTHRSTLVKCDICNNESVYTLLNLTKHFTSTHCVNGNFQCEKCEFSTQDVGTFVQHIHRHNEIHYKCGKCHHVCFTKGELQKHLHVHSGTFPFTCQYCSYGATKREHLVRHVVTLHKEHLYAKEKLEKDKYDKRMAKTSAGLKLILKRYKIGASRKTFWKRKKINSGSDRSIEKNTQVLKKMNKTQIKSEDQSHLVQEHLTEEKDETLHCENNNKVTESESEKPTVLSTGQGKATSEKEMTLISQRNNMLQTMDYEKSVSSLPATSELVTASVNLTTKFETRDNVDFWGNHLTHNHPKVLGTTIKSPDKVNCVTKPNAYSSGDMHNYCINYGSSELTVESSNQGSLPFHNYSKVNNSNKRRRFSGTAVYENPQRESSSSKTVVQQPISESFLSLVRKESSKPDSLLASVTLLNDKDGTLKAKSETEEQYVLEKGQNIDGQNLYSNENQNLECTTEKSKWDNFSNVDSPMMPRITSVFSLQSQQASEFLPPEVNQLLQEILKMKPDVKQDSSNTPDKGLPLHCDQSFQKHEGESKIVEPSKDYKVQGIFPVPPGSVGINVPANDLNLKFGKEKQMPSMPQDVRDSEKIPRISGFGTLLKTQSDAIITQQLVKDKLRATTQNLGSFYMQSPLLNSEQKRTIVVQTSKGLFVPVNITNKPGLPVVPGNALPFVNSQGIPASLVVNKKTGMILTFNSGKLEGVSAVKTEGAQAHGTMTKEPCKTPILKVEPNSNCLTPAVCSSIGSCLSVKSNSENTLPLKGPYILKPTGSVKAVFIPNMLSEQQNTKLNISDSVKQHKEIFPKPPLYTLLPDGRQAVFLKCVMPNKTELLKPKLVQNSTYQNIQPKKPEGTPQRILLKNFNPVLNVTAANNLSVSNSASSLQKDSVPSNLVIGGEQKEPESSRDALPFLLDDLMPANEIVITSSATCPESSEEPICVSDYSEARVLRCRTNCTTERNFNRKKTSKKIFSKTKTRGSEDLETAFVSRNRNCKRKCRDSYQEPPRRKATLHRKCKEKAKPEDVRETFGFSKPRLSKDSVRTLRLFPFSSKQLVKCPRRNQPVVVLNHPDADAPEVVSVMKTIAKFNGHVLKVSLSKRTISALLKPVCYNPPKTTYDDFSKRHKTFKPVSSVKERFVLKLTLKKTSKNNYQIVKTTSENILKAKFNCWFCGRVFDNQDTWVGHGQRHLMEATRDWNMLQ; this is translated from the exons ATGCCATCTGAACAGAAACAGTTATTTTGTGATGAAAAacaaactactttaaaaaaagattatgatgtgaaaaatgaaatagtTGATAGATCAGTACCTAAACCAAAAATTTCAGAAAGTATTCATTATGaactgaaaaatgtgaaaattcatttgccaaaaataaatattccaaatgAAGTCCTGTTGAAAGATGAAAttgacaaatacagaaaaatatttcagagtaaACAGCAGACTGCAAGAAAATCTATCAGTATAAAGACTATAAGCTGTGTAGAGGAGTGTACATTGCTTCATAAGTCTGAGAGAGCCGAAGAAGAGGGTATAAACATGTCTGCAAAAATACTCAATTTCACCTGTTTAAAATGCTGCGACAACACTCGATATAGCCCAAATGATTTGCAGAAACACTTTCAAATGTGGCACCATGGTGAATTACCTTCATATCCTTGTGAAATGTGCAGCTTTTCAGCAAATGACTTTCAGGTATTTAAACAACACAGACGAACCCATAGAAGCACTTTAGTAAAATGTGACATTTGTAACAATGAGAGTGTATATACTTTATTGAACTTGACAAAGCATTTCACATCCACGCATTGTGTTAATGGTAATTTTCAATGTGAAAAGTGTGAATTCTCCACCCAGGATGTTGGCACATTTGTTCAACACATTCACAGACATAACGAAATTCATTATAAGTGTGGTAAATGTCATCATGTATGTTTTACCAAAGGAGAGCTTCAGAAGCACCTTCATGTTCATTCTGGTACTTTTCCCTTCACTTGTCAATATTGTAGCTATGGTGCCACCAAGAGAGAACACCTTGTAAGACATGTTGTAACTTTGCACAAAGAACAtttatatgcaaaagaaaaactggaaaaagacaaatatgataAAAGGATGGCCAAGACTTCAGCAGGACTTAAGCTAATActgaaaagatataaaataggTGCATCAAGGAAGACATTCTGGAAACGTAAGAAAATTAACAGTGGAAGTGACAGAAGTATAGAAAAGAACACTCAGGtgcttaaaaaaatgaacaaaacacagaTTAAATCTGAAGACCAGAGCCATCTTGTTCAAGAGCATTTAACTGAAGAAAAGGATGAAACACTACACtgtgagaataataataaagtcacTGAATCAGAGTCAGAGAAGCCAACTGTTCTCTCCACTGGGCAAG GGAAAGCaacttcagaaaaagaaatgactttgaTTTCTCAAAGGAATAATATGCTTCAAACAATGGATTATGAGAAAAGTGTATCTTCTTTGCCAGCGACGTCGGAATTGGTTACAGCATCAGTGAATTTGACCACAAAATTTGAAACAAGAGATAATGTTGACTTCTGGGGAAATCATCTCACTCACAATCATCCCAAGGTATTAGGTACCACCATTAAAAGTCCAGATAAAGTCAACTGTGTCACCAAACCAAATGCATACAGCAGTGGAGATATGCATAATTATTGCATTAATTATGGCAGCTCTGAGTTAACTGTTGAATCCTCCAACCAAGGATCATTACCGTTTCATAATTACTCAAAAGTGAATAATTCTAATAAACGTCGTCGGTTTTCAGGAACAGCAGTGTATGAAAACCCTCAAAGAGAATCTTCATCCAGCAAAACAGTTGTCCAGCAACCAATTAGTGAATCATTTTTGTCACTAGTGAGGAAGGAAAGCTCAAAACCAGATAGCCTGTTAGCATCTGTTACCCTTTTAAATGATAAAGATGGAACTTTAAAAGCAAAATCTGAAACTGAAGAacagtatgttttagaaaaaggACAAAACATTGATGGACAAAACCTGTACAgtaatgaaaatcaaaatttagAGTGTACAACTGAAAAATCTAAATGGGATAACTTTTCTAATGTTGATTCACCTATGATGCCTAGAATCACATCAGTTTTCTCTCTCCAGAGCCAACAGGCATCAGAATTTCTGCCACCTGAAGTAAACCAGTTGCTTCAGGAGATACTGAAAATGAAACCTGATGTAAAACAAGATTCTAGTAACACTCCAGATAAAGGCCTTCCACTTCATTGTGACCAGTCATTTCAAAAACATGAGGGAGAAAGCAAAATTGTTGAACCTTCAAAAGATTACAAAGTGCAAGGCATCTTCCCGGTTCCACCTGGCAGTGTGGGTATTAACGTGCCTGCAAAtgatttgaatttgaaatttggaaaagaaaaacaaatgccatCAATGCCACAAGATGTGAGAGATTCAGAGAAGATACCTAGAATTTCAGGTTTTGGCACGTTACTTAAGACTCAGTCAGATGCGATAATAACACAGCAGCTTGTAAAAGACAAACTACGAGCCACCACACAAAATTTAGGTTCTTTTTATATGCAGAGTCCACTTTTAAATTCAGAACAAAAAAGAACTATAGTTGTTCAGACTTCAAAAGGACTTTTTGTACCAGTGAACATTACTAACAAGCCTGGGTTACCGGTTGTTCCAGGAAATGCACTTCCATTCGTTAATTCACAAGGTATCCCTGCTTCTCTTGTTGTAAACAAGAAAACTGGGatgattttaacatttaatagTGGGAAACTTGAAGGTGTTTCTGCTGTCAAAACTGAGGGCGCGCAAGCTCATGGAACTATGACTAAGGAGCCTTGCAAAACACCTATTTTGAAGGTAGAACCAAACAGTAATTGTCTTACACCTGCAGTTTGTTCCAGCATTGGCAGTTGTTTGAGCGTGAAAAGTAACTCAGAAAATACTTTGCCATTAAAAGGTCCTTACATTTTGAAACCAACGGGTTCTGTGAAAGCTGTTTTTATTCCTAATATGTTATCTGAGCAACAGAACACTAAGTTGAATATCTCAGATTCAGTAAAACAGCACAAGGAGATTTTTCCAAAACCACCTCTTTATACCCTCTTGCCTGATGGCAGACaagctgtttttttaaagtgtgtgatGCCAAATAAAACTGAGCTGCTTAAGCCCAAATTAGTCCAAAATAGTACTTATCAAAATATACAGCCAAAGAAACCTGAAGGAACACCACAAAGAATATTGCTGAAAAATTTTAACCCTGTTTTAAATGTGACTGCTGCTAATAATCTGTCAGTAAGCAACTCTGCGTCCTCATTGCAGAAAGACAGTGTACCATCTAATCTCGTTATAGGAGGAGAGCAGAAAGAGCCAGAATCTTCTAGAGATGCCTTACCCTTCTTACTAGATGACTTAATGCCAGCAAATGAAATTGTGATAACTTCTTCTGCAACATGCCCAGAGTCTTCTGAGGAACCAATATGTGTCAGTGACTATTCAGAGGCCAGGGTATTAAGATGTAGAACCAATTGTACAACTGAGAGAAACTTCAATAGGAAAAAGacttccaaaaaaattttttcaaaaacaaaaactcgtGGAAGTGAAGACTTGGAAACTGCCTTTGTATCTAGAAACAGGAACTGTAAACGCAAGTGTAGGGATAGTTACCAAGAACCTCCAAGAAGAAAAGCAACATTGCATAGAAAGTGtaaagaaaaggcaaaacctGAAGATGTCCGTGAAACATTTGGATTTAGCAAACCTAGGCTTTCAAAAGATTCTGTCAGAACTTTGAGGCTTTTCCCTTTTAGTTCCAAACAGCTTGTGAAATGTCCTAGGAGAAACCAACCAGTTGTAGTTTTGAATCATCCTGATGCAGATGCACCAGAAGTAGTAAGTGTAATGAAAACTATTGCAAAATTTAATGGACACGTACTTAAGGTTTCATTGTCAAAAAGAACTATCAGTGCTTTGCTGAAACCAGTTTGCTATAACCCTCCTAAAACAACTTACGATGATTTTTCCAAGAGACACAAAACATTTAAACCTGTTAGTTCTGTGAAAGAAAGATTTGTGCTAAAATTAACACTCAAAAAGACAAGCAAAAACAATTATCAGATTGTGAAGACTacctctgaaaatattttgaaggctAAATTTAACTGTTGGTTTTGTGGTAGAGTATTTGACAATCAGGATACTTGGGTTGGTCATGGTCAGAGACATTTAATGGAAGCTACTCGGGATTGGAACATGTTACAGTAG